Genomic segment of Mercurialis annua linkage group LG6, ddMerAnnu1.2, whole genome shotgun sequence:
CCGCAGCATTTATTTAACCACAGTCCTTAGCTGCCTCCTCCATCTAATGCATCATATGGAGCATCATGCTCATGGACCCTTTTCAATTGTGTCGGCAAGATACCTATTGTATATGCCTTTCATCTTTATATCTTTATATAAAaagacagaaaaaaaaaaaacaaatgaaaaacaTTAAATACCATTAAAAACAATCAATTCTACTACCTCCGTGTaaatagagttgtccatttaaaaaaaaaattaccaaaattcttttccactttcaaaaagtaactaatttttacactaaacttttttatattatccctattaaaaattcactaatgagtaagttgaaagtaaattgcaaacgGACTCTATATTAATAAGAGAATGACtacgaatttttttataaaatctataaataataattgcttttcttaaactgtgtgataaagtaGACAATTTTATTGGGACGGAGATTTTTCAGTTTGATTGAACCAAAAGtgaattaattctttttataatttaatcatatcaaaccgaaccaaatttatTTGTTAAGTTTGATGCTTCAAATTGGTTAATTTTTACACACTCCTATCCAATTTACCAAAACAGAATAGAAAACTATGATGCATTATTTGCTTTTTGTATACCTTTATAAGTATCACTTCTTGCTAACAATTGCTGGAAGAACAGTCACTAATTAATCACTAATTATATACTCTATattaatgaattaaataatcaattcaAGTTTCTCCTACATATCCAGAAAATGTATACTTGAAATCATCCCCATCTGCAAATCCAACACTAGGATCTTTTCCCTCTTTGATCACACTCCTAACTCTTTCAATTCTCTCAAGAATTCCCTTCACAGCTAAATCAAATGCATCTTCAATTCCCTCCAATCTAGACCTCGGATCGGCATAAATTATATTCGGGATGATCTTTATTACCTCCTCCCGCATAGCCAATACTCTATCCTCCGGAATACGAAGCAACGTCTCGTTGATTCCAGTTTTCCAATCTTTAACATCTTTAACCGGTATAAACACAGAGTATGAACTATAATTTTTCGGTAAATGCCACTTGTATTGCGCATACGCAGTTCCTGGATGAAAGAAAACCGGAATGCACCCTGCTAAGATCGAATCGAATATTGACCTCCGCGTGTACGAATCTCCCGTAGGCTGCAAACAATAAACCGAATCCTGAAACAACTTCATCACATTCATCGGATTATCACAAGTAATCGAACCATTAACACCGTAACTACACTCCAACAACTTGCATAGCTTCTCCGAATCTTGACATTCCTCGATGATCTTCCCGCGAACCGAATCCCTAAGATCCTGCCGCGGAGCACCGGCAAACGAGAACAAATACGACCTTTTCCGGGCCCTCATCAAATCCTGCCACCGAATCACCTCGATATCTTTCAACGGATGAAAACAAGTCGGATACGGAATAGCATAGTCATTATTCCAAGAGCTAGACTCAATTGCCAACATAGACATGTTATGAGACTCAGGCAAAACCCTAAATTTACTCCCCCAATCAGATTCCTCATCAGTTTTCCTTCTGAAATCCCAAGCAATCCTCCCTGCAACCAAGAAATGATCCCTACCCTGTAATCTTTCCCACTCTGGTTTCTCAATCAGCCACTTAATAATATCAAAGCTAGATTTATCTCTTACTGATGAATTAAACCCCCATAAATATCGACCCACATCAAGACCAGCATAAAACGGGACATAAACAGCAGAAGCAAGTGAAGAATCATTGGTTAGACACTTATATTTCTTGATTCTATTATGAAAAATAACTTCTAACAAGAATTGATTAGTGGAATACCAGCTTTGATTCAACAAAATCCCTTGAGAATCTTCAACTTCGGATCCTAAACCGTAATTAACCAAATAAGGACACATATTATGCTCAGTTCCTACAGTGATTGACTCACAGTTATCAAGTAATTCCTGGTTAAACCTCCTTGGAATTTCCTGAACATAAATATAACTACCCAAACAAGAATCTTGAACAGATGGGTCCTCTttattggatttgatttgagtTTGATTAAGTGATTTTGATAACTGGGTGGTGATTGGATTTTCAAAATTGTTAACCAAAGCCGTGAACCCATTTTGAGATGAACCGGTGAGAGCTGAATAATCAAAACAGAgtaaaataaaacagaaaatgaAGGAGACAATAATGACCAACCAGAGTTGATTGTTGCAGAAATTTCTAGTGATTGGCTTCTccatttttttgtttgattagcaaaaattaaacagaagagattaataaatttttgaattggGTTATTGTAACGGAATTTGGTGGAGTGAAGTGGAGAAGAAGGCAAGAATTAGTGCGTAAGAAGAGTGGAGTGTTGAAGAATGAGTATGAATTATTgagtttttagagatttagttTGGATTCTTTGCGGAAATTTAGGTTTAAGGAACAAACGTCGGTTACTTTGGTAATCTGTTGGGTCATTTTAagacaaattaatttattaaattgggacacttttttttttctttccatgAATTAAATATGAGGAGCAAGCTGCAAGTTCTTGGTTCACTGttcaaaaatatattactaGTTGATTACATAATAACAGCAAATTATTCTACGGCTCCtcacatttatcataatttacagTTCGATATTAcctatttgaaaatcaaataatttaatacTTTATTTTTGATCCGTCAACAATTAGGAATTTTTATTAGTTCTATTAATAACtaaaaatttactttcaaacgatttggtatgtcagtttcaattatataaataatttgacACCTCAGTttgaaacgatttgatacctcataTTCTAGTATGTTAGCGATTTATATCTATATTTAATAGAAGGgttttttagtttataaaattaaaaccgaaatactaaattattaaattttcaaacaaGTGTTACCAAACTGCAAATTATAACTTTGCTCCATATTAATCATGCCTTAGTTTATTAGttgattatataatataaaaaatgtacATAATTACATATTAATCATGACTTagtttacgaaaaatacctgAACTTTGgatacttttttaatatttgttgatttgttaaAGATCTTTCAATTTAAACCATTTGTTATAAGATGTGATGAACTTAACAAAAATGTATATAATCAATTAGTTATAACAGAAGCGCTCCGCAGTAATTTGCTGGTTTATGGGTTCAATTGATTCCATAAGCGCTTGTCCctccaaattatatatataaaaaacaaaaagaatagtaattttacatttatttgatatattttagtttatctacGAATTCATATTTAGGATCCATAGTGTTGaagctaaaaaaatttaaagatttaatgCGAAATAATCGAAAAAAGCTACATAAAGTTTTATTTatgtctaaatcttttaaaaaatgtcAATATCATTCTAAAATACatgtttttctttcaaaaatatcCAATTAATAAAATGCACACACTTGCGCTAATGTGGAAATGGCGTGTCGTGCCACATGTTTGTCACCATGACAAAATATCATGTAAAAGTTACAAATAGTGTTTTAAAAAACTGAACCAGTGGCCAAACCGGTGAGACCGCCGATTTTCTGTTCAGccagtttaataaattttaaaaattctagTTTATCGACTCTTTATCGGTTTAGCCTCCAGTTCATTGGTTGAACCCCCTGATTTTTACCAGTCTGATCCAATTCAATTCAGTCCAACCTGGTTCAACCGTAAATGTCGGTTTTTTACAGTTTTAGACCGGACCACTTGTCGGTTTCTAGTTTAACCGGTTCGGTCCGACTTTTAAAACATTGGTTGTAGATAAGCTATTAACTTACCCCATCAAACTCTAAATCATTTCAACCCGGTCATTAAATTCAGAGTTCGGGGGTGTAAaagttttttataaaaaaaataaaggcttatctatattttttatctaaTATTTGTCGTGGTGCCAAATAGGTGGCATGCCACATCAGTACAGGTGTGCGCCTTTTAGCAGATGAACATTTATGAAACAACCAGTATTTGATAGATACTTTTGAAAGGTTCGGATATAAGTGAAAATTCAGTAAACGTCTGATCTTTTTTTATATCTATCATTATTTTGACTAAATTTATAAGACTTTGGTAAACTTTTAAAGATGAagaataaactatttttaaattgttttagattagatccaatcaaattaaaacaacaAACTAGAAAACAAAGCCTACACCAAAGTCggctgaagaaaaaaaaattattaaaaaaaactataaaaacttGAATCAAATGGGATTGAGAGGTGATTTTGATCAAGAATGGCAAAACCCACCTCTCAATTGAACAAAGATGaaaatacttattaaaattttagagagTTTAGAACGGCTATAATATATTTCTTCTTAAACGTAAAGAAGAGTgtacaaaattatattaataatttcatctttaataatactataagtaaaaacataataatttttttgtgatGAGAACTCACTATTCTGAACCGAAACTCACGATCAACTCTAGAATATAGACCACTCGCAAGCCTACAAAACTGCCAATTTCGAAATATGATGGCCAGTGACACTGTCCCAGCCAGTCTAAATTTCAttccaattttatttaagtCATGTTTATTTATCATTAATGGAAATTATGTTCTACATTGGGTTAAATAACTAATGAACAACTTTAACTTTtctaatcaaaccaaaaatacTTGAAACTAAATGAGAATAGATTTGGTAATGTGTTCCACATACACAAATCCTTGATATTATTGCTTTGGTTGATTGCATATGATTTAGAATGGTGCTGAGAAACTCCTTGATAGTGTTGGCAACTTCGTGCGTTTTGTCCTCACAATGCCCAATAGAAACTGCAATTAAGCATTAAACAATGTCAAATTAGATGAGTAGAAATTTTAGTTcatatatattcaatttaaactttaacatttgattttcagttttctcAAAAATACTATGCAGACTCAATTTGTTCATTAATCATCTATctaaatactaatatttttcatatttaataaataaaatgtaataattaattagtagtACTTTTAAGgaaaatattgattaattacCCCTACAATCCTCTTTAGGAGGTCATTCTCTTTCTTGAGTTCTGCATTTTCCAATTGCTGTTGAGCTTCCAGAGCCTTAAACACATCAAGATTTGAGAACAATCAAGAAAACTAAGAACAATCGACAAATAAAAAGAGagaacaataaaaaaagaatgCAATGAATATGGCATTAATTTATGGATAATAAATCTGCTTGCTCACCAAAACTAtattattcttaattttaaaataaatattttttttcttcctatAATCACAGTTTGATTTTCATTTCACATATAATAGAATTGATGACCACCATATTATTtacattatttaatttcaaGAGAACCCACAACCTACTAGaattgatttaaataatattcattttaccataaaaatattatttaaatcgatTCTAATAGGTTGtggaaaaaaatcctaaaattaTCCTATCCGCTCAGAATATTGATTCTGAAAATCACTACAAAACTTTAATTTATctctttttggtgattaaatcAAATGATGTTTTACAAGAATTGGTcatcaaacttttttttttttttcatttcggtTACGAAAAATATTTCTTGTcgaaatgaaattaaaacttATATTTCTTAATTTTCTAGTTGAAGTTTGAGTTCTAgtgaattaataaaaacaaccaaataaataaattcaaacctGTTTTCTTGCTCTAGACCGAGCAGCAGATTCTCTATTTTTAATCATCCGATGCCGAATTTTCTCAGAATGTGACGAAGAAGACGATGACTGTCTATAACTCACCCCCTCATTTCTTTCATTATTACCATAATAACTCATTATTTTCTTACCATTTTCACCACTTTTACAGCTAAACCTCCCATACATGACACCATGATCATACTGCAGACCACCGCCCATACCAGCCGCTGCACCAGAAAGATCATTAGGTCTGGTTAATGCAGCACCATCTTGGCCTCTCTGTCTCTTACATGGAATATATCTAACACCATTGTTATGCATGGTTCGATCTTGCCGGGCTGTTTGAGCTGCGCCTGAGCTTAATGataaatctaaatatttttcatttggTTCTTCTTCTTGATTTAGATGGAGAGATGACATTTTTGTTGCAGGTCAGTGTGGAAGTGGACTGTCAAGACAAAAATATGTTTAAACATGTATTAATAGGGTTAAAAGTCTAAGTGGTACTAATTATTTttcctatattttaatttgataccAATACTTTAATTCGTAAGATAGCGGTAccaaaaaagtatttttatttcagGCGATGGTCTTCGTCTAGGGTCAGCGAACGGCCcgttaaatcaaattaattgatcTATTTCggttaaatttgattatttttttgatttgttcagTTAGTCTAGTCggtttgataaataaaaaaattcatccgATTATGGTTAAGATTTTTGAATTTGTGATTAATTAACCAATTTAATCATATACTTTATTagcttatatttttatattcttatCAGTTTCACCAAATAATTCGACTGGTTTAGTTTGTAtttaagattttgattaattcaattttgataacattattaatttggtcgatttggttaaaaaaattaaataagttgaAAAATTTAGTTTAGATTGAATCAGTCGAATTTTAATCGAACCGATCATTTTCTCACTTTTTTAAATTCGTTACTTTCCGATCTATTACTTTTGGATCTAATTTGACAATGGGATAATGTTATATGATTCACATCTTATGTAGCAATATACTCTTAAAATATGCTATTATCAATTGCCACATCACATCaactttacaaaatttaaaatattttaattagaaataaaaataaaagttatactATCATCttgatacaaataaaaaatttgatatcaaattgaaataaaaagattagagcaatttaaacttttaacccAAGAAAAATATGTAAGCAAATTTGGTGAGATTATTGGCATGTGGCGAaagatttttttgaaaaatgaacatGCAGTAGCCCAACACAAAAATCCAAAAGCAAATTCATACAAAACGGTTGAAACTGAAGCTAATTCCAGTATAAGGAAGTTTGATTTGAGTGTGATATATGCAGTATAAGACAACTTCCATTTGTCAATCCTTCTCCTTCCAATTTTCACAAACTTTCGTTTGTTTTCTACCTTTCTTTGGTAAagaaattaaacatttttttgtgAGTAATTATGATTAATACTTAAATGTAAAATGGATTGATTAAGGTGGGATAAATGTAGGTTGACTTTTATCTAATGTGTTCGAGTTGAGCTCATTTCCAAATTCTGTAAAAAGGCTTGTAAATGGGCTAAAGCCAATAAAATTCCAATGGTAAGAATAAAGCCCATaataatggcaaaaaaaaaacattttaaaccaTACGGCGcggtttaaaaaaataattaacggATTTAGTTTCAATAGTCCATCATTCAATAACTACCACGTCAACTAAATCATATACTAACTTATTCAATTAAGATACTTGACtcgaattaaaataaaattctttaaattatgttataattgataaaatgaaaaaaaaaatatggtcATATTGAATAGAtcggcaaatgtttaaaaattcaagtcaaaacatttaaactttCACTTTTTAATTCATCGGGTCCTTAAATAAATCTCATTTAATTTATTGACttcttaaactttcatttttagtttattaggtCCTTAGATGGTCTTTAAGTGGATTTTCACTTAAGAATCCAATTAATCAAAAAGCAAAAATTTAAGGATCTGACAAAAACAAATAGAAGATGAGAGATCtaataaatcaaaatcatatagTTAGAAATCCTAAAATGAATTTAGCAAATTAAATAAGACTAAATAGAAATTAAGAtaccaaataaattaaaaatatataattaagagACTTGGttaatccaataaaatattaaaatttgaaagtatTATCTTTATGTTACTTGTATTCGACTTAATCAACAATATATTCAAGGGCGGaactagaaaatttaaaaagagggtcagaaaaaaaaaactatcgtaaaaatataacaaaatagtatgaataacaaattaatttttatcataCGAAATTTTTCTATGTTTTAGTGTTTGTTTTAGTGAGTTTGTCCCGTTTAAAGTCTTTAGATATAATGACAAAGTAATATGAATTGTAATGGGCTATTCAAATCAatgctttaatttatttttatgttatattaGTCCTCCAATTGATtatttcatttagaaaaattaattatagaattgaccaattatataaaattttagatttatcaactataatttttataacaaaagattagaaaggataattatagtataaaagtataaatttaatgaccgtattttaaaaaaaaaaagatggagTACTAACTTATTTCTTTGAAAAGTTTGCGGGAGCGGTCACCACTTCACCCTAAAAGGCTGATTCCGCtcctaaatatatttattaactaattatacaATTATAAGAATtacataaaacaatttataaatatcttaGAATGTaaaactggaaaaaaaaattaaaagagctctgaattttgatcaattttttCAATATAGAAACAAATGTAGCTACTAGAAATCTTAGTAGAAAAcccacaaaatatttaaaaaatacttcCGGAATTTTTTGTTCTTGTGTAAAATTTGAAGCTTTACAGAATATTCCTAACAACAATGTGTCAGTTGAAAAGAAAACATCCATAATTGGATTGCTATTTGGAGTTAAAACACAAGctgttaaaaaaattcaaagt
This window contains:
- the LOC126653921 gene encoding probable xyloglucan galactosyltransferase GT14, whose amino-acid sequence is MEKPITRNFCNNQLWLVIIVSFIFCFILLCFDYSALTGSSQNGFTALVNNFENPITTQLSKSLNQTQIKSNKEDPSVQDSCLGSYIYVQEIPRRFNQELLDNCESITVGTEHNMCPYLVNYGLGSEVEDSQGILLNQSWYSTNQFLLEVIFHNRIKKYKCLTNDSSLASAVYVPFYAGLDVGRYLWGFNSSVRDKSSFDIIKWLIEKPEWERLQGRDHFLVAGRIAWDFRRKTDEESDWGSKFRVLPESHNMSMLAIESSSWNNDYAIPYPTCFHPLKDIEVIRWQDLMRARKRSYLFSFAGAPRQDLRDSVRGKIIEECQDSEKLCKLLECSYGVNGSITCDNPMNVMKLFQDSVYCLQPTGDSYTRRSIFDSILAGCIPVFFHPGTAYAQYKWHLPKNYSSYSVFIPVKDVKDWKTGINETLLRIPEDRVLAMREEVIKIIPNIIYADPRSRLEGIEDAFDLAVKGILERIERVRSVIKEGKDPSVGFADGDDFKYTFSGYVGET
- the LOC126685786 gene encoding bZIP transcription factor ABI5 homolog, which gives rise to MSSLHLNQEEEPNEKYLDLSLSSGAAQTARQDRTMHNNGVRYIPCKRQRGQDGAALTRPNDLSGAAAGMGGGLQYDHGVMYGRFSCKSGENGKKIMSYYGNNERNEGVSYRQSSSSSSHSEKIRHRMIKNRESAARSRARKQALEAQQQLENAELKKENDLLKRIVGFLLGIVRTKRTKLPTLSRSFSAPF